A single window of Methanosphaera sp. DNA harbors:
- a CDS encoding zinc ribbon domain-containing protein encodes MIKCSNCGFKNSDDDIYCVRCAKKLSDNNDVNDKTVQLNELYYSFLINEMKNKNNETKPSQQIHDTNKIQQQIKQPQPDTTTATLDDTKQPQEDIITTTSDDLTTTTSAAVDEVVDANKKQTINQEDTTTHTTVKKPTPIQTQTSTTIPTPTIKSSTKSPTGNNVEDNISNNNNNNATYFGGNEVKKSTKTYIGGVEQLTSKRQAIATILSMIFIGLGFVYLRNMQKFITYIVLQVVMLLVVYLLVSINISGNNGVFDLIFIINMIIYLYSIVDSYKKAGE; translated from the coding sequence ATGATTAAATGTAGCAATTGTGGATTTAAAAATAGTGATGATGACATATATTGTGTTCGTTGTGCTAAGAAATTATCAGATAACAACGATGTAAATGATAAAACAGTACAACTTAATGAATTATACTATTCTTTTTTAATAAATGAGATGAAAAATAAAAATAATGAAACAAAACCATCACAACAGATACATGATACAAATAAAATACAACAACAAATTAAACAACCACAACCAGATACAACAACTGCCACATTAGATGACACAAAACAACCACAAGAAGATATTATAACTACAACATCTGATGATTTAACAACTACCACTAGTGCAGCTGTAGATGAAGTTGTTGATGCAAATAAAAAACAAACAATAAATCAAGAAGATACAACAACACATACAACTGTTAAAAAACCAACACCAATACAAACACAAACATCTACAACAATACCAACACCAACAATAAAATCCAGTACTAAATCCCCAACAGGTAATAATGTAGAAGATAATATTTCAAATAACAACAATAATAATGCTACATATTTTGGTGGAAATGAAGTTAAAAAATCAACAAAAACATATATTGGTGGAGTAGAACAATTAACATCAAAAAGACAGGCTATTGCAACAATACTTTCAATGATCTTTATAGGACTAGGATTTGTATATCTTAGAAATATGCAGAAATTTATAACATACATAGTATTGCAAGTTGTAATGTTACTAGTTGTATATCTACTAGTATCAATTAATATTAGTGGTAATAATGGTGTATTTGATTTAATTTTTATAATAAATATGATAATTTATCTATATTCCATAGTAGATTCATATAAAAAGGCAGGAGAATGA
- a CDS encoding DUF1611 domain-containing protein: protein MYSITSSKDFEELSPFIIIGAGGGGEKLSNFKGVETAGFLDDAPAKQGTEFCGHIVGSDLKELVETTDSKTVAIMLPIGAEATALKYAVEAMCLGQNVLTSFRSLPLNENQTLLKVAQQNGVQIKEISSRLDNVEKVMGKAPEKVTEVLPKITYKHKKPLIFVGGTSQECGKRTTTKKLGEAAKELGMNAKIFSTDEMGLEEPTDINFRAGSLSVMDVPAAIMGTVKYLEEEEDADIIFVEGQSSLTETGNPHPKGLSASILFGAQPDAVVLCHRENHPFREPVGIQTELNAIEAVEPTTKVIALSINRRNAEDLSLEDIEDEFNLPTVDLHTDSNGGIKRLLETVLEYVGEK from the coding sequence TTGTATTCAATAACATCAAGCAAAGATTTTGAAGAATTAAGCCCATTTATTATAATTGGAGCTGGTGGGGGAGGAGAAAAACTCTCAAACTTCAAAGGTGTTGAAACAGCAGGATTTCTAGATGATGCACCAGCAAAACAGGGAACAGAATTCTGTGGACACATTGTTGGATCTGACCTTAAAGAATTAGTAGAAACAACAGATTCAAAAACAGTAGCAATAATGTTACCAATAGGTGCAGAAGCAACAGCACTAAAATATGCAGTAGAAGCAATGTGTCTTGGACAAAATGTATTAACATCATTTAGATCCCTACCACTTAATGAAAATCAAACATTACTAAAAGTTGCACAACAAAATGGTGTACAAATAAAAGAGATAAGCTCAAGACTTGACAATGTAGAAAAAGTTATGGGAAAAGCACCAGAAAAAGTAACAGAAGTACTACCTAAAATAACATATAAACATAAAAAACCATTAATCTTTGTAGGTGGAACCTCCCAGGAATGTGGAAAAAGAACAACCACAAAAAAATTAGGAGAAGCTGCAAAAGAACTTGGAATGAATGCTAAAATATTTTCAACAGATGAAATGGGACTTGAAGAACCAACAGATATTAACTTCAGAGCAGGAAGTTTATCTGTAATGGATGTACCAGCAGCAATTATGGGAACTGTAAAATATCTTGAAGAGGAAGAAGATGCAGATATTATATTTGTTGAAGGACAATCAAGTCTTACAGAAACTGGAAATCCACATCCTAAAGGATTATCAGCATCAATACTATTTGGAGCACAACCTGATGCTGTAGTATTATGTCACAGAGAAAACCATCCATTCCGTGAACCTGTAGGAATTCAGACAGAACTCAATGCAATAGAAGCAGTAGAGCCAACAACAAAAGTAATTGCATTATCAATAAACAGACGTAATGCAGAGGATCTTTCACTTGAAGATATAGAAGATGAATTTAATCTACCGACAGTGGATTTACATACAGATTCAAATGGTGGAATTAAACGTTTACTTGAAACAGTTCTGGAGTATGTAGGTGAAAAATAA
- a CDS encoding 4Fe-4S binding protein: protein MIIKEHCMYCGACAGVCIVDAIEVQELKIVIDEEKCTKCGICVKTCPIEALELQ, encoded by the coding sequence ATGATAATAAAAGAACATTGTATGTATTGTGGTGCTTGTGCTGGGGTGTGTATTGTAGATGCAATAGAAGTACAAGAATTAAAAATTGTAATTGACGAAGAAAAATGTACAAAATGTGGAATATGTGTAAAAACATGTCCAATTGAAGCACTTGAACTTCAATAG
- a CDS encoding SIS domain-containing protein: MEYEMYQEILDQPISLERTIESEKDHMKQLAEQYSKFDKIFLIGCGSSISTCYTIRDAVKSIADINIDVQTGFDFVDHQYLENDCNYGVILTSQSGETSDTLSALRKAKQHNIKTLSITNMPESSMAKEADDAIITLCNEEVAILGTKTYITQLFSLYYIFFNMIDNQRAKDVLAQLDEVPKIMEKLIATTQEDAKKIAEENKDVDLFYCMGSGLNFGLAYKLAMTMFMEGALKHACPVYSGEFRHGLIERVEEGVTVVFLKSGDDWDEVTDRAINFCGDLKVNSIIFDIKDYYDIDPLLTPFVLIVPLEWFIYHLAIFNGEDPGSTRHIGKVRY; this comes from the coding sequence ATGGAATATGAAATGTATCAAGAAATTTTAGATCAACCAATTTCTCTTGAACGTACAATAGAATCAGAAAAAGACCATATGAAACAACTAGCAGAACAATATAGTAAATTTGATAAAATCTTTTTAATTGGTTGTGGAAGTTCTATTTCAACATGTTACACAATAAGAGATGCAGTAAAATCAATAGCAGATATAAATATTGATGTACAGACAGGATTTGACTTTGTAGATCATCAATACCTAGAAAATGATTGTAATTATGGTGTAATATTAACATCACAATCTGGGGAAACATCAGACACACTATCTGCACTAAGAAAAGCAAAACAACACAATATTAAAACATTATCAATAACAAACATGCCAGAAAGTTCAATGGCAAAAGAAGCAGATGATGCAATTATAACATTATGTAATGAAGAAGTAGCAATCCTTGGTACAAAAACATACATAACACAGCTATTTTCATTATACTACATATTCTTTAATATGATAGATAATCAAAGAGCAAAAGATGTTCTAGCACAACTTGATGAAGTTCCAAAGATAATGGAAAAATTAATAGCAACAACACAAGAAGATGCAAAGAAAATTGCAGAAGAAAACAAGGATGTTGACCTATTCTATTGTATGGGAAGTGGACTTAACTTTGGACTTGCATATAAACTTGCAATGACAATGTTTATGGAAGGAGCTTTAAAACATGCATGTCCTGTATATTCAGGAGAATTCCGTCATGGACTAATTGAACGTGTTGAAGAAGGAGTAACAGTAGTATTTCTAAAATCTGGTGATGACTGGGATGAAGTAACAGATCGTGCAATTAACTTCTGTGGAGATTTAAAAGTTAACTCAATAATCTTTGATATAAAAGATTACTATGATATTGATCCACTACTTACACCATTTGTTTTAATTGTACCACTTGAATGGTTCATATACCACCTTGCAATATTTAATGGTGAAGATCCTGGAAGTACAAGACACATAGGAAAAGTAAGATATTAA
- a CDS encoding TIGR04165 family Cys-rich peptide — translation MKMEDLLRPCPKCGSQNKTQHRDLDKQFLAYGQNGELKCSDCGHIFVTRDEAIDIRRAEEAKEEAEKE, via the coding sequence ATGAAAATGGAAGACTTATTAAGACCATGTCCAAAATGTGGATCACAAAATAAAACACAACACAGAGACTTAGATAAACAATTCTTAGCATACGGACAAAATGGAGAACTTAAATGTTCAGATTGTGGACATATCTTTGTAACAAGAGATGAAGCAATAGACATTAGACGTGCTGAAGAAGCTAAAGAAGAAGCAGAAAAAGAATAG